The following coding sequences lie in one Arachis stenosperma cultivar V10309 chromosome 5, arast.V10309.gnm1.PFL2, whole genome shotgun sequence genomic window:
- the LOC130982215 gene encoding vacuolar protein sorting-associated protein 25, giving the protein MQKLGEFKLPHFFNYPPYFTLQPVRDTREKQVQLWKDLILDYCRTQKVFVIALEEEFPLFSNPVIGRSLTHEAREAFLSALVADGRAEWMDKGHRKCLILWHRIQEWAEILVQFARDNGLEDGVVTMEEIRFGTESQGTELQGIDRTILNRALKILEQKGKLVVFKGTSTDDEGVKFSL; this is encoded by the exons ATGCAGAAATTGGGAGAGTTCAAGTTACCACATTTCTTCAACTACCCGCCATACTTCAC TTTGCAGCCAGTAAGAGACACTAGAGAGAAGCAGGTACAACTGTGGAAGGATCTTATTCTAGATTATTGTAGAACACAAAAGGTATTTGTAATTGCGCTTGAAGAAGAATTTCCTCTGTTTTCGAATCCCGTAATTGGAA GGTCTCTTACTCATGAAGCTAGAGAAGCATTCCTTTCAGCCTTAGTAGCTGATG GACGTGCTGAGTGGATGGATAAAGGACATAGGAAATGTCTTATTCTCTGGCATCGGATTCAAGAGTGGGCAGAAATTTTAGTACAATTT GCAAGAGATAATGGGCTGGAAGATGGTGTTGTGACGATGGAAGAAATAAGGTTTGGGACTGAATCTCAAGGAACAG AGCTTCAAGGGATAGACCGAACCATTCTGAATCGTGCGCTGAAAATATTAGAGCAAAAGGGGAAGCTTGTGGTCTTCAAAGGAACTTCAACTGATGATGAAGGAGTGAAATTTTCTCTATGA